In the genome of Cellvibrio sp. KY-YJ-3, one region contains:
- a CDS encoding ROK family protein has product MQLESPQIDKRLLGAIEAGGTKFNCAVADMQGKVLAQAAFPTTTPAETLALARNFFSGALREHDSSLAAMGIASFGPVELDRGAPNYGFITKTPKAGWSNTDICGYFRTAFNVPVAFETDVNGAAWGELVAGAARDCSHFIYVTVGTGIGAGIVVNGKLLQGVTHPEVGHMLMPRASLQDDYQGCCPFHKGCLEGLASGTAINKRWGINGKDLPDDHAAWDYEAHYLATMCVNLTQCFAPQKIILGGGVMDKKLLFPLVRSKFLELINGYAPESILTRVDQYIVPTGLDGKAGIVGAIDLALMELGTAQVPHSF; this is encoded by the coding sequence ATGCAGCTTGAGTCTCCCCAAATCGATAAGCGTTTACTGGGTGCCATTGAAGCGGGTGGCACCAAATTTAATTGTGCCGTGGCGGATATGCAGGGCAAGGTGCTGGCGCAAGCGGCATTTCCCACGACAACCCCGGCAGAAACACTGGCTCTAGCGCGCAATTTTTTCAGTGGTGCTTTGCGTGAGCACGATAGCTCACTGGCAGCGATGGGCATTGCCAGTTTTGGCCCGGTGGAATTGGATCGCGGTGCGCCTAATTATGGTTTTATCACCAAAACGCCCAAAGCCGGTTGGTCAAATACCGATATTTGCGGTTATTTCCGCACAGCCTTTAATGTGCCCGTTGCTTTTGAAACCGATGTTAATGGTGCGGCTTGGGGTGAGTTGGTCGCTGGTGCTGCACGTGATTGCAGCCATTTTATTTATGTCACTGTTGGTACCGGTATAGGTGCCGGCATAGTAGTGAATGGCAAATTGTTGCAGGGCGTCACCCATCCGGAAGTCGGGCACATGCTGATGCCGCGCGCTTCGCTGCAGGACGACTACCAGGGTTGCTGCCCGTTTCACAAAGGCTGTTTGGAAGGTTTGGCATCTGGCACCGCCATCAATAAACGCTGGGGTATTAACGGCAAAGACCTACCCGACGACCACGCTGCCTGGGACTATGAAGCCCATTATTTGGCGACTATGTGCGTGAATTTAACCCAGTGTTTTGCACCGCAAAAAATTATTTTAGGCGGTGGGGTGATGGATAAAAAATTACTCTTTCCGCTGGTGCGTAGTAAGTTTCTGGAATTAATTAATGGCTACGCGCCGGAATCGATTTTAACGCGGGTGGATCAATACATAGTGCCTACTGGCCTTGATGGTAAAGCGGGAATTGTGGGGGCGATTGATTTGGCGTTAATGGAGTTAGGCACTGCACAAGTGCCGCACTCGTTTTAG
- the hemN gene encoding oxygen-independent coproporphyrinogen III oxidase: MSLFVQPLDWDKQLLQRYDLAGPRYTSYPTAPQFQEAFSETSLRNAIGRSNKAGRPLSLYFHIPFCDSLCYYCGCNKIVTNNKSRALPYLQRMIQELALYADLFDTDKTVKQLHWGGGTPTFISDDEMSLLMHATRRLFTLADDDSGEFSVEIHPGRVSTKTMGHLRELGFNRVSMGVQDFDERVQNAVNRYNTVGQVSELTQALRAQQYKSISMDLIYGLPLQTINSLRDTLNKVIDLNPDRLSLFNYAHMPHLFKSQQLINEQDLPSASAKLEMLQFAIQTLEAAGYRYIGMDHFAKPDDELARAQDAGKLQRNFQGYSTHGDCDLLAVGVSSISMIDNVYVQNAKELNAYQQKMDMGLLPINKGFTLNDEDLLRRFVINRLICHCKLDFAELQEVFDIEAAHYFANELAQLKPMQEDGLLNIDAKGISVHNKGRLLIRRVCMVFDEYLQKAKQDSAQIRYSKII; the protein is encoded by the coding sequence ATGTCACTCTTTGTTCAACCGCTGGATTGGGATAAACAACTGCTGCAGCGTTACGATCTGGCCGGGCCGCGTTACACCTCCTACCCTACTGCACCGCAATTCCAAGAAGCCTTCAGCGAAACGTCGCTGCGCAATGCCATCGGCCGTAGCAATAAAGCTGGCCGCCCGCTCTCGCTGTATTTTCACATCCCCTTCTGCGATAGCCTCTGTTACTACTGCGGCTGCAACAAAATTGTGACTAACAATAAAAGCCGCGCCCTGCCCTATTTACAGCGCATGATTCAAGAGTTGGCGCTCTATGCGGATTTATTTGACACGGATAAAACCGTTAAACAATTGCATTGGGGCGGCGGCACGCCAACCTTTATTAGCGATGATGAAATGTCGCTATTGATGCACGCTACACGCCGGTTATTTACTTTGGCCGATGACGATAGCGGAGAATTTTCGGTGGAAATTCACCCTGGTCGGGTGAGCACAAAAACCATGGGGCATTTGCGTGAGCTGGGTTTCAATCGTGTCAGTATGGGCGTGCAGGATTTTGATGAGCGCGTACAAAATGCCGTTAATCGCTACAACACCGTGGGACAAGTGAGTGAACTCACCCAGGCATTGCGCGCACAGCAATATAAATCCATCAGCATGGATTTAATTTACGGTTTGCCGCTACAAACCATTAACAGTTTGCGCGATACCTTAAATAAGGTGATCGACCTGAATCCGGACCGCTTATCGCTATTTAACTACGCGCACATGCCGCATCTGTTTAAAAGCCAGCAATTAATTAACGAGCAGGATTTACCCTCCGCCAGCGCCAAACTGGAAATGCTGCAGTTCGCGATTCAAACGTTGGAAGCAGCAGGCTATCGCTACATAGGTATGGATCATTTCGCGAAACCCGATGACGAATTGGCGCGCGCGCAAGACGCTGGAAAACTGCAACGCAATTTCCAGGGCTACTCCACCCACGGTGATTGCGATTTATTGGCCGTGGGTGTTTCCTCCATCAGCATGATCGACAATGTATACGTGCAAAACGCCAAGGAATTAAATGCTTATCAGCAAAAAATGGACATGGGTTTATTGCCCATCAATAAAGGTTTTACCCTGAACGATGAAGACCTGCTGCGCCGCTTTGTGATTAATCGCCTCATTTGTCACTGCAAATTGGACTTCGCCGAATTACAGGAGGTGTTTGATATAGAAGCTGCCCATTATTTTGCAAATGAGCTCGCGCAATTAAAACCTATGCAAGAAGATGGGTTGCTCAATATCGATGCGAAAGGCATTAGCGTACACAATAAAGGACGTTTATTAATTCGTCGGGTGTGTATGGTGTTTGATGAATATCTGCAAAAAGCCAAACAGGATTCAGCACAGATTCGCTATTCTAAAATTATTTAG
- a CDS encoding 2OG-Fe(II) oxygenase, whose product MTNSLDTVYATDLDLLYDEIADALAGSGYIVLQNPLPDDLCNGLLLNLQQQDTALNPAGVGRQGDYQRNNTIRGDAIQWLEPGVPAVTEFLCWMDKLREAMNQRLFLGLFDYESHYAVYEPGAFYQKHRDAFRGKPGRKLSSVLYLNPEWDKTQGGELVLYDEAGENELLRLAPEYGRLVLFLSEDFPHEVLPATARRQSIAGWFRIKPL is encoded by the coding sequence ATGACCAATTCTCTCGATACTGTTTACGCTACCGACCTCGATTTGCTCTACGACGAGATCGCCGATGCCTTGGCCGGGTCGGGTTATATAGTGTTGCAAAACCCGCTGCCGGACGATTTATGTAATGGCTTATTGCTGAATTTGCAGCAGCAAGACACGGCGTTAAACCCCGCCGGTGTAGGGCGGCAGGGTGATTACCAGCGCAATAACACCATTCGTGGCGACGCAATCCAATGGTTGGAGCCAGGTGTTCCCGCTGTCACTGAATTTTTATGCTGGATGGATAAACTGCGTGAAGCCATGAACCAGCGTTTGTTTCTCGGTTTGTTTGATTACGAAAGCCACTATGCGGTTTATGAGCCGGGTGCGTTTTACCAAAAGCACCGCGATGCATTTCGCGGTAAACCCGGACGCAAGTTGTCCAGCGTGCTGTATTTGAATCCTGAGTGGGATAAAACCCAGGGCGGTGAATTGGTGCTCTATGATGAGGCGGGTGAGAATGAATTGCTGCGCCTTGCACCAGAATATGGCAGGCTGGTGTTGTTCTTGAGTGAAGATTTTCCGCATGAAGTGCTGCCGGCCACCGCCCGGCGCCAGAGTATTGCGGGTTGGTTTCGGATTAAACCCCTGTGA
- a CDS encoding circularly permuted type 2 ATP-grasp protein, with protein MKIDWQNYHSGHFYDELIRAPGQARPETRHLAQYLASLSGAELQERKLSAELAIKTMGISFTVYSDAGNIDREWPFDIIPRIIPQREWQKTERGLIQRLTALNLFINDIYNDQKIIKDRVVPAYLFEDSVNFRKECIGMKPAYGVWSHICGSDLIRDDKGEFFVLEDNLRVPSGVSYMLENRKVTKRVFPELFENHNIVPVTEYPNQLFDTLASLSPRQSERPEIVVLTPGIYNSAYFEHSYLAQQMGVELVEGSDLVVDSDDCVYMRSIDGLKRVDVIYRRIDDLFLDPDMFNPDSVLGVRGLMRAWLKGNVALANAPGAGVADDKVIYTFVPDMIKYYLGEEPILPNVPSYLCVDKKQCDYVLTNLDKLVVKPANESGGYGMIIGPQASKKELAEFAERIKANPRNYMAQPLISLSTAPILTNGNAEARHIDLRPFVLQGREHHVTPGGLTRVAMRKGSYVVNSSQGGGSKDTWIVVED; from the coding sequence ATGAAAATAGATTGGCAGAATTATCACTCTGGCCATTTCTATGATGAACTGATTCGCGCGCCCGGCCAAGCCCGTCCGGAAACCCGTCACCTCGCCCAGTATCTCGCCTCGCTCAGTGGTGCAGAATTACAAGAGCGAAAGTTGTCGGCCGAACTCGCTATTAAAACCATGGGCATTTCATTTACCGTTTACAGCGATGCTGGCAACATCGACCGCGAATGGCCCTTTGATATTATTCCGCGCATTATTCCGCAACGTGAATGGCAAAAAACCGAACGCGGATTAATCCAGCGTTTAACCGCGTTAAATTTATTTATTAATGACATCTACAACGATCAAAAAATTATTAAAGATCGTGTTGTGCCCGCTTACCTCTTTGAAGATTCGGTCAATTTCCGCAAAGAATGTATCGGCATGAAACCCGCCTATGGCGTGTGGTCGCATATTTGCGGCAGCGATTTAATTCGCGACGACAAAGGTGAATTTTTTGTGCTGGAAGATAACTTGCGTGTCCCTTCCGGCGTGTCCTACATGCTGGAAAACCGCAAGGTGACCAAACGAGTATTTCCGGAGCTGTTTGAAAATCACAATATTGTGCCGGTTACCGAATATCCCAATCAATTATTTGACACACTTGCATCGCTTTCACCGCGTCAATCCGAGCGCCCGGAAATTGTGGTGCTTACGCCCGGTATTTATAACTCCGCTTATTTTGAACATTCTTATCTCGCCCAACAAATGGGTGTGGAATTGGTGGAAGGCAGTGATTTAGTGGTAGATAGCGATGACTGCGTTTATATGCGCAGCATCGATGGTTTAAAACGCGTGGATGTCATTTACCGCCGTATCGACGATTTATTTTTGGACCCGGACATGTTCAACCCGGATTCAGTACTCGGTGTGCGCGGTTTAATGCGCGCTTGGTTAAAAGGTAATGTTGCACTTGCCAATGCACCCGGCGCCGGTGTGGCAGATGACAAAGTCATCTACACCTTTGTACCGGACATGATCAAATATTATTTAGGCGAGGAGCCCATTCTGCCGAACGTGCCCAGCTATTTGTGTGTGGATAAAAAGCAGTGCGATTATGTGCTCACTAACCTCGATAAATTAGTCGTGAAACCCGCGAACGAATCGGGCGGCTACGGCATGATTATCGGCCCGCAAGCGAGCAAAAAAGAACTCGCTGAATTTGCTGAACGTATTAAAGCCAATCCGCGCAACTACATGGCGCAGCCCTTAATTTCATTATCAACTGCACCGATTCTTACCAATGGCAATGCCGAGGCGCGCCATATTGATTTGCGCCCCTTTGTCTTGCAGGGGCGCGAGCATCATGTAACGCCGGGCGGTTTAACCCGAGTGGCGATGCGCAAAGGTTCCTATGTGGTGAATTCATCGCAAGGTGGCGGTAGTAAAGATACCTGGATTGTGGTGGAGGACTAA
- a CDS encoding alpha-E domain-containing protein, whose translation MLSRVAERIYWLGRYMERSENIARLVNVNSNLLLDLPSGVRVGWGSLIDISGTGSYFERGDTQLADEKTVVNFILADKKNPASLINSLSFARENARITRETMPMEAWELINDLYHYIRERADKVTSRRDRSTILLHVISSVQQFTGLLSGCMSHNNAYDLIRIGRNLERADMTTRIVDAGLVNLLPHLSIGGTEVLEPYDNILWMSVLRSLSAYQMYRQQVRDRVNANAVVKFLLQNEDFPRAVAHCLKQLEQCLWALPNSEKVLASIVSIQHKLDEADLDELLQSGLHEYIDELQLAIGNLHFSIAETWFLPVVVAQSQSQEQKSA comes from the coding sequence ATGTTGTCTCGTGTTGCGGAACGTATTTATTGGTTGGGTCGTTACATGGAGCGCAGTGAAAATATTGCGCGGCTGGTCAATGTTAACTCGAATTTATTATTGGATTTACCCTCTGGTGTGCGCGTGGGCTGGGGGTCATTAATTGATATCAGCGGTACTGGCAGTTATTTTGAACGCGGCGATACCCAGCTTGCGGATGAAAAAACGGTGGTGAATTTTATTTTGGCGGACAAAAAAAATCCCGCCTCATTAATTAATTCCCTCAGCTTTGCCCGCGAGAATGCACGTATCACGCGCGAAACAATGCCCATGGAAGCCTGGGAGTTAATCAATGATTTGTATCACTACATTCGCGAGCGTGCTGACAAAGTCACTTCGCGTCGTGATCGCAGCACAATTCTGCTGCATGTAATCAGCAGTGTGCAGCAATTTACGGGTTTGCTCTCTGGCTGCATGAGTCACAACAACGCCTACGATTTAATTCGCATTGGCCGCAACCTTGAGCGCGCCGATATGACCACGCGCATTGTGGATGCCGGCTTGGTGAATTTATTGCCGCACTTATCCATTGGCGGCACCGAAGTCCTGGAGCCTTACGACAATATTTTATGGATGAGTGTATTGCGTTCACTCAGCGCTTATCAAATGTATCGCCAGCAAGTGCGCGACCGGGTGAACGCCAACGCAGTGGTTAAATTTTTATTGCAAAACGAGGATTTCCCCCGCGCCGTCGCTCACTGCCTAAAACAATTGGAACAGTGTTTGTGGGCGCTGCCCAACAGTGAAAAAGTGTTGGCCTCTATTGTGAGTATTCAACACAAATTGGATGAAGCTGATTTGGACGAGCTACTGCAATCCGGCTTGCACGAATACATCGACGAGCTGCAATTAGCCATTGGCAATTTGCATTTCAGTATCGCCGAAACCTGGTTCTTGCCGGTAGTAGTTGCGCAGTCGCAATCACAAGAGCAAAAATCCGCGTGA
- a CDS encoding pentapeptide repeat-containing protein produces MLEFTEEATLEGATLDKAILDKATLDSATLEAILDGAALDGAMLESATLDAILLELLFASHAPRSVQALLAAQPTPGS; encoded by the coding sequence GTGCTGGAATTTACGGAGGAAGCCACGCTTGAAGGCGCGACACTTGATAAAGCAATACTTGATAAAGCTACACTAGATAGCGCAACACTGGAGGCAATACTCGATGGCGCTGCACTGGATGGTGCGATGCTGGAAAGTGCGACACTGGATGCAATACTGCTGGAATTATTGTTTGCATCACACGCACCTAGATCCGTCCAGGCATTACTGGCCGCCCAACCCACACCCGGCTCATAG
- a CDS encoding cellulose-binding domain-containing protein: MASSVNSSTQGGTCPGINIYPNWTQKDWAGNPSHAAGGDQMQYQGKAYRANWWTQSIPGSDGSWTFVSNCSGGVSSTSSSSVVSVSSSSASSASVISLSSSSKSSSSSSSSSSVIVASSSSVSVSSSSVSVVISGYYPTRVNPVSLKVKGWPSDLAMGSFTDNNAAANDALAASGVDSIFANEGNGTGDRGQVITPAVTTQTILQARNIENVSGRSVLPVIGVATADATGIGAEDILNNANLVKHFQNLIRIAATVQANKDSTHANPGALVLNAGLLAQWQTNQNGSFKTAFGSAGNWVAIDVKQAVKDALTNEANYALGSQSLSAIYNLNSLKTEVDSALQNNITGWVQAHNLLIKRLSPDVSFGWVASVSSPGNNTWVHTDFDGLQDVWDAAAFSVSTFANAIGAYTTNNYRPDFLAFDKSADDGLSPSARAAYAYGAKEWENYLNYVRQVTDSLSIPAMLWQISGGHLASVSESIGSYNLANDSGTAGTYFMGDKSIGRNISNVRSEVLNIPLNASVYAGAINVNALLQQTPDYDWGTSGLRRAAFSNVFAILWGSKQGTAVVPTATSATDNGWLKNKIAANKAAGGMPLYGSGQLTTASAITSIPQLNSELLSVENAMNNQAFLYTTPSNGKEPSSIYKWADFLMALNAMHNVGVGPTKYWLLDPTKDDATNIKYAKVAIAAFLSQSMKETIQYDACDENNWSINTGDPVNYPISASCGQLQQDYASYGQDPITGRDNPYSCPRNPKMEVTANTNAKWYGAPGPLFAAPDRVLEKKGLLVNGSVGYWDYGAWFPAVTTVDKSAQAYLREDGKVYDGQKAGKFVWNGSAGKSVEGCGWWGRGVIQTTGRLNFGKLNHFLGRSHVDPAYAGQVVDGIEVTPAPTEPLYADMDLCSNPQLICSSTEHGEIKWIAGLFFWMNEVQGYNDPAYNWNYHAQLQAYVDGGLKGDAFINAISGIVNRGCPESTCPISGAVDGLADRKANFVKVLQIMGLNPQ; this comes from the coding sequence GTGGCTTCCTCCGTAAATTCCAGCACTCAGGGCGGCACTTGCCCCGGTATTAATATCTACCCCAATTGGACGCAAAAAGATTGGGCGGGTAATCCATCCCACGCGGCAGGTGGCGATCAAATGCAATACCAAGGCAAGGCCTACCGCGCCAATTGGTGGACACAAAGTATTCCCGGTAGCGATGGCTCCTGGACATTTGTCAGCAACTGCAGCGGCGGTGTGAGCAGTACAAGTTCATCCAGTGTGGTTTCTGTCAGCAGCAGCAGTGCAAGCTCTGCGAGTGTAATTTCACTCAGTAGTTCTTCAAAAAGTTCATCTTCCAGCTCTTCATCCAGTTCAGTCATTGTTGCTTCCTCTTCTTCTGTATCGGTGAGCAGCAGTAGTGTGAGTGTCGTGATTAGTGGTTATTATCCGACGCGTGTGAATCCGGTAAGCCTGAAAGTGAAAGGCTGGCCAAGTGATTTGGCGATGGGTTCTTTCACTGATAACAACGCTGCAGCAAACGATGCCTTGGCTGCGTCAGGTGTGGATTCTATTTTCGCTAACGAAGGCAATGGCACCGGCGATCGCGGTCAGGTCATTACGCCCGCTGTTACTACACAAACCATTTTGCAGGCCCGCAATATTGAAAATGTCAGTGGGCGTTCGGTATTGCCGGTGATTGGTGTGGCGACTGCCGACGCAACCGGTATTGGCGCAGAGGATATTTTAAATAACGCCAATCTGGTCAAACATTTCCAAAATCTGATTCGTATTGCCGCTACTGTGCAAGCCAATAAAGATTCAACTCACGCGAATCCTGGTGCGTTGGTGCTGAACGCTGGCTTGTTGGCGCAATGGCAAACTAATCAAAATGGCAGCTTTAAAACTGCATTTGGTAGTGCAGGCAATTGGGTTGCGATTGATGTTAAACAAGCGGTGAAAGATGCGTTAACTAACGAAGCAAATTATGCGCTTGGCAGCCAATCACTGTCGGCTATTTACAATCTGAATAGTTTGAAAACCGAAGTGGACAGTGCATTGCAAAACAACATCACCGGTTGGGTACAGGCGCATAACTTATTGATCAAACGTTTAAGTCCGGATGTATCTTTCGGTTGGGTTGCTAGCGTATCCAGCCCAGGCAATAACACCTGGGTGCACACGGATTTTGATGGCTTGCAAGATGTGTGGGATGCCGCTGCATTTTCAGTATCTACCTTTGCAAATGCAATTGGTGCTTATACGACGAATAATTATCGCCCTGACTTTTTAGCCTTTGATAAATCCGCTGATGATGGCTTATCGCCCTCTGCGCGTGCGGCTTATGCCTATGGCGCAAAAGAGTGGGAAAATTATTTGAACTATGTGCGTCAAGTAACCGATTCGTTATCGATTCCTGCAATGTTATGGCAAATTTCCGGCGGCCACTTGGCGAGCGTAAGTGAATCAATTGGCAGCTACAACTTAGCCAATGATTCGGGTACCGCTGGTACTTATTTTATGGGCGATAAAAGTATTGGCCGCAATATTAGTAATGTGCGCAGCGAAGTATTAAATATTCCGCTCAATGCTTCTGTGTATGCCGGTGCGATTAATGTAAATGCACTGTTACAGCAAACTCCTGACTATGATTGGGGAACTTCTGGTTTGCGTCGTGCTGCATTTAGCAATGTGTTTGCAATTCTTTGGGGAAGCAAACAAGGTACTGCTGTTGTTCCAACCGCAACCAGTGCAACGGATAACGGCTGGTTGAAAAATAAAATTGCAGCCAACAAAGCCGCTGGTGGTATGCCTCTGTATGGTTCAGGCCAATTAACAACGGCGAGTGCAATCACCTCAATTCCGCAATTGAATAGTGAATTGCTCAGCGTTGAAAATGCGATGAACAATCAGGCATTCCTTTACACAACACCATCCAACGGTAAGGAGCCATCCAGCATCTATAAATGGGCGGATTTCTTGATGGCGCTCAATGCCATGCACAACGTTGGTGTGGGTCCAACCAAGTACTGGTTGCTTGATCCAACCAAAGACGACGCAACCAACATCAAGTACGCCAAAGTGGCGATTGCAGCGTTCCTCTCGCAAAGTATGAAAGAAACGATTCAGTATGATGCCTGCGATGAAAACAACTGGTCGATCAACACCGGCGATCCTGTTAATTATCCAATCTCGGCGTCTTGCGGTCAGTTGCAACAGGATTATGCATCCTACGGCCAGGATCCAATTACCGGTCGCGACAACCCATACTCCTGCCCGCGCAATCCTAAAATGGAAGTCACCGCCAACACCAACGCCAAGTGGTACGGTGCGCCGGGGCCTTTGTTTGCAGCACCCGACAGAGTGTTAGAGAAAAAAGGTTTGTTGGTTAACGGCAGTGTTGGCTACTGGGATTACGGTGCCTGGTTCCCGGCAGTAACCACGGTTGATAAATCAGCACAGGCTTACCTGCGTGAAGACGGTAAAGTTTACGATGGTCAAAAAGCCGGTAAATTTGTCTGGAACGGTAGTGCAGGTAAAAGTGTAGAAGGTTGTGGCTGGTGGGGGCGCGGTGTAATTCAAACCACCGGTCGCTTGAACTTTGGTAAGTTGAATCACTTCCTCGGCCGCAGTCATGTTGATCCCGCGTATGCCGGTCAAGTGGTGGATGGCATTGAAGTAACCCCAGCGCCGACTGAACCTTTGTATGCCGATATGGATCTCTGTTCAAATCCACAATTGATTTGTTCATCGACAGAACACGGTGAGATCAAGTGGATTGCCGGTTTGTTCTTCTGGATGAATGAAGTGCAAGGCTACAACGATCCTGCGTACAACTGGAATTACCATGCACAATTGCAAGCCTATGTGGATGGCGGCTTGAAAGGCGATGCGTTTATCAATGCAATCTCCGGCATTGTTAATCGCGGTTGTCCTGAATCTACTTGCCCGATTAGCGGTGCAGTGGATGGATTGGCCGATAGAAAAGCAAACTTTGTTAAAGTGTTGCAAATTATGGGTTTGAATCCGCAGTAA
- the aqpZ gene encoding aquaporin Z has protein sequence MMKQYGAEFFGTFWLIFGGCGSAVIAAAFPEVGIGLLGVSLAFGLTVLTMAFAIGHISGCHLNPAVSIGLWAGGRFPATQLLPYIIAQVLGGIAAGGVLYLIASGAPGFDVAGGFASNGYGDHSPGGYSLQSALIAEVVLTAFFLIIILGATDKRAPTGFAPIAIGLALTLIHLISIPVTNTSVNPARSTGVAIYVGDWATAQLWVFWVAPIVGAILGAVIYRFIGSEKQ, from the coding sequence ATGATGAAACAGTATGGCGCTGAGTTTTTTGGTACTTTTTGGTTGATCTTCGGTGGCTGTGGCAGTGCAGTGATTGCAGCAGCGTTCCCCGAGGTTGGCATAGGTTTACTGGGCGTGTCGCTCGCGTTTGGTTTAACCGTACTCACTATGGCATTTGCCATTGGCCACATTTCCGGTTGTCACTTGAACCCCGCCGTTTCAATTGGCCTTTGGGCAGGCGGCCGTTTTCCCGCAACACAATTACTCCCCTACATTATTGCGCAAGTGCTAGGCGGCATAGCTGCAGGAGGGGTTTTATACCTGATTGCCAGCGGTGCACCCGGTTTTGATGTTGCCGGTGGTTTTGCTTCCAATGGCTATGGCGATCACTCCCCCGGCGGTTACTCACTGCAATCTGCACTTATCGCCGAGGTAGTGCTCACTGCATTTTTCCTCATCATTATTTTAGGGGCGACGGATAAACGCGCACCGACTGGTTTTGCTCCCATCGCAATTGGTTTGGCACTTACTTTGATTCATTTAATCAGCATTCCGGTCACCAACACTTCAGTAAACCCTGCACGCAGTACAGGTGTAGCAATTTATGTGGGGGATTGGGCAACTGCACAACTGTGGGTATTTTGGGTAGCACCGATTGTCGGCGCAATTCTAGGTGCGGTAATTTATCGTTTTATTGGCAGTGAAAAACAATGA
- a CDS encoding IS3 family transposase (programmed frameshift) has protein sequence MSGKRFTEEFKKEAIKQITERGYSVAEVAERLGTTTHSLYNWLKKYNEPQPRQATHVDEQAEIARLKAELRRVTEERDILKKGRRVLCKGARIKYAFIRAHIKMHSVRLMCHVLKLHPSGYYAWLKNPVSKREQEDQRLLILIKEHYLASGGTYGSPWIHKDLREAGETCSVHRVAKIMRKHRIKAQIGYKRRYIKGSKTAKIAANLLNRNFNPEAPNVSWVSDITYVRTYEGFLYVATVLDLFSRRIVGWSMGKNIDRHLVIDALLMAKLRRQPRDTVLIHSDQGSQYGSHDYTAFMDANNFIPSMSRRGNCHDNAVAESFFSTFKKRVTRRKIYSTREEAKTEIFNFIEMFYNPVKRHSHNGGLSPVKYEEAFFQRLESVE, from the exons ATGTCAGGCAAACGATTTACTGAAGAATTCAAGAAAGAAGCCATCAAGCAAATTACTGAACGAGGCTATTCCGTTGCGGAAGTTGCGGAACGGCTGGGAACCACCACCCACAGCCTGTACAACTGGCTCAAGAAATACAACGAACCACAACCCCGCCAGGCGACCCACGTTGACGAGCAAGCCGAAATCGCGCGACTCAAAGCAGAACTCAGACGGGTGACCGAGGAGCGCGATATTTTAAAAA AAGGCCGCCGCGTACTTTGCAAGGGAGCACGAATAAAGTACGCCTTTATCAGGGCTCACATCAAAATGCATTCAGTACGTTTGATGTGTCATGTTTTAAAGCTTCACCCCAGTGGCTACTACGCTTGGCTAAAAAATCCGGTATCAAAACGCGAGCAGGAAGATCAGCGGTTATTGATATTAATTAAAGAGCATTACCTGGCGAGTGGCGGCACTTACGGGAGTCCGTGGATACACAAAGATTTGCGTGAAGCGGGCGAGACATGCAGTGTGCATCGCGTAGCTAAAATCATGCGTAAACACCGGATAAAAGCGCAGATTGGCTATAAGCGACGCTACATCAAAGGAAGCAAAACCGCCAAGATTGCAGCCAATTTGTTGAACCGGAATTTTAACCCTGAAGCGCCCAATGTTTCGTGGGTTAGTGACATTACTTACGTGCGAACTTACGAAGGCTTTTTGTACGTGGCAACGGTACTGGATTTATTTTCTCGGCGCATAGTTGGTTGGTCTATGGGAAAGAATATTGATCGCCACTTGGTAATTGATGCACTGCTCATGGCAAAGCTACGGCGTCAGCCAAGAGATACCGTACTCATTCATAGTGATCAAGGCAGTCAATATGGGAGTCACGATTATACGGCCTTTATGGACGCTAACAATTTCATTCCATCCATGAGTCGCCGAGGAAATTGTCATGACAACGCAGTTGCGGAAAGCTTTTTTTCGACATTTAAGAAGCGCGTAACCCGCAGAAAGATTTACAGCACAAGGGAAGAAGCCAAAACAGAAATATTTAATTTTATTGAGATGTTCTACAATCCGGTCAAACGCCACTCTCATAACGGCGGGTTATCTCCCGTTAAATACGAAGAGGCGTTTTTTCAGAGGCTCGAAAGTGTCGAGTAA